Within Candidatus Thorarchaeota archaeon, the genomic segment TCTCTCTCTCAATGTCAGTTCGGGTTCTACTGAAGACGATTGGGCTGGGATTCCTCTTGCTTTTGGTCCCAGTGAGGACAGCTCGCTCAATGCTACTCTTGATATCGTGACCACGCGAGTGTATCCCACAGTCTCTGAGTTAGATGTGGAGGTCACAATGCGTGCTGCTCCCGATTTCTCTGGTGGCAATACTCTGACCATTGAGTGGGACACTGATAATAATGTGGCCACCGGTCATAATGGTGCAGAGATGAAGATCGAGATATCTGGTGGGACAAGTACACTCTATCAATGGAGCGGTACTGCTTATGTCGCCACAAGTACGACTGTTGGGTCTCATATCTCAGGCAAGTCTGTGTTGGTCCATGTCGGCGTGGGTGCAGATCTTCCCTGCAGATTGAGTATATCCACATTCAACTCGACTGATGCGGCCATTGATGACACAGGCTGGTTTTCTCTCACGAACACTTGGCGTCCACTCATTACAGATGCCACGATCAATCACGCAGCGTCTACATGGACCTTCGATTTTACACCATCTGATATTGACACTCCAATCACTTCGCTCTCCTACTCATGGAAGGTGGTCGATGGAGACCTGAAATCTCTGGCGTCGGACAGTGGAGCATGTACTACGCATTTGACTCTCTCTGTAGACACAGCAGCTATCCCGACTCTTGATTCACCCAGTTTGAGTCTAAATATTTCCGATGATCTGTCCACGCTCTATGCTCCACTTGTGATCCTCTCGGGAGGTCTGTCAGTACGGGTTGCAGTACAAGATGCCAGTCTTGATGCATATACCATAACGACAGGTCCATTCCTTAATGGGATGATCACAGGCGAGATCAACGTCACAGGTGAGATGTTCATTGACTCTGTAAGTCTGGCACTTCATTCCTCTGTTGGTTATTGGCTCAACTTTACGCTTGAGGGCAAGGATGGTGTGTATCCGATCTCGGTCTCGGCCAATAACATCGCTGATGGGTCCTACGATGCCTACGCTGTCGTAAAGGACTTGGGTGGTGGCTCGATCCACTATCTGATGGGGACTCTTCACATAGTGACTGATTATTCAAGGGTTATTATCATAACCGCAGTAGTGGTAGGAGTCATAGTTATAATCAAGCTGTACAAGATGAGAACTCCTCCCTAACATCCTCGGAGAATGAACGAACATGAAGCTCGTGATTGTTGGATATGGGCCCGGTGGTGTGGCTGCAGCAGTGGCCGCTAAGATATCCGCCCCTGAGACTGAGGTAACTATTCTCACTAAAGAAACACTTCCAGCTCATAGAAGACCTGGCGTGACCATGGCATTTAGATCAATAACAGCCGGAGACCTCACAATATCTGAGTGGTCTCCCAAGGCTCTATCCAAGAAAGGGATCAATCTCACGCAAGGCGTCACCGTTGTTGGAGGTGATGTTTCCCGAAAGGCTCTCTCTGTTAAAGATGCCAAGGGTGAGAGCCAGATCAGGTACGATAAATTGATTCTTGCGACTGGTGGCCGCCCTGTCATTCCACAGATTCCAGGGGCCGATTTGAAGGGAGTCTTCACCGTTCAAGATTTGGCCGATGCTCAGAATGTGGCTAAAGCACTTGAAGACGCAAATTCTGTTATCATTGTCGGTGCCGGGTTTAGCGGATTAGAAGCTGCAGAACAAATCTTAGCGCTTGGTAAGGAAGTCCATCTGATTGTCAGATCACGTCTGCTGCGACGACTGCTTGAACCCAGTATGAGCGATGAACTTGTTAAACGATTACCATCACGGCTTCATGTACATATTGGCAAGAGTCCGGATCGGGTGCTTGGCACCACTTGTGTTGCTGGTCTTTCTCTCGGGGATGATAAAATCGATGCGGACATGGTTCTCTTCATGACTGGTGTTCGCCCTGAGACCAGTCTTGCTGAGAGTCTGGGACTCAAGATCGGTGATCTTGGCGGGATCGTGGTCAACGAACTCATGGAGACCTCAGTTCCAGAGGTATATGCTGTAGGGGACTGTATCGAGTCGCGTGATTTTCTCACCGGTAAACCAATTCTCCTTCCCGTGGGCAGTGCGGCAGCTCGGGCCGGGCGTCAGGCTGGAATGGCCGCAATTGGTCGTGACAAGGTGTATCCGGAAGTGACTCTCCGTTTTCAGTATGACCACATCTTCTCTACTGAGATAGTGACCGTCGGATCTTCCACAACACAGGCTTCAGACTATGGGCTTGAGACCCTTGTCGAGACCATGTATGATCCTGCCGAGTTTACGCACGTGGCCATTATCACTGACAAACAGCATCGGATCATAGGCGGGCAGGTCTTATCTGCCAGAATGGCCTCTCCTATAGGCTACCAGCTTCTCAGACGGGTGGAAGAGGGTGCCACGTTGGATGCGCAGCCCCTCACCAAGTTCAGGCATGAGGCATTCAGGGCTGCATTGGAAGAGGCCCTTGGCCCGATCAATCCCTGATCACACGATATCTGGTGGATTGCCTCTATCCTCGACTGGGATCTCCCATTCGTTTTGTTGGGACATCCGGCGTCTACCTCTTCCTTTTCCATACTTGATGAATGCCACATAACACAGACCGACCACGACTATGATCAGTAGGCCCGTGGTCACTGATGTGATAAATACGTCATCCGCTGCTTGAACTTGGATAAGAATGGTCTTTTCGTAGACACGTAGGTGACCAGTTGAGTCATATGCCTGTACATAGATGTGATAGAATCCGCCCATGTCAATGACAAAGCTCGTTGCAAATTTATACCCTAATGACTCGATGACATCACTTGTCACGTTTGTACCATCTGGCTTTTCAATGTGGACGGCCACGGATTGTAAGTCCTCATCAAAGATATATACGGTAAGGTTCGCGGTATCGCCGATTCTGCCTGCTTCAAAATCCACTCCATAGATCCGCGGAGAAACGGGGATAATGGACTGTGCAAGGTTGCGGACAAATTGTAGATTATCGGCATTCATTTCTGTAGCCTTATTGATGATGTCATCATACAGCGTCGAGCCATCTGCAATGGCAACGACTCTTCCGCGTCCAACATTTACTTCGGCAATCAATGCATGAGTCTTTGCAGCATCTGTCCAGAGAAGGCCTCTCGCACCTGCAACGGACGGATCAATACTTAGTGTTCCTCCATAGACGATGTAGAGGTTTCTGACATCATCAACGAGTGGATCGTTTTCTACAGCCCCGCCATAATCTGCTCCATAGACAAGGCCCTCTCCACTAGGTCCCACACCAATACTGTTCTTCTCACACTGAATTCCATACGGTGCTAAGATCTTGTTGTAGTCCGCCATATTGTATGATGCATTGTGATAGACGGGGTCATAGTATTCTGAGAGGATGAGTAGCGTTCCTCCATCTCTCACGTACTCATGTATTGCATTGATTTCGGAGTCGGTGTAATCAAGTTCTGTGTCCATGATCATGAACGATTCCGAATTTGATAGATCGTCAGGTGTTAGGTGCGATGTAAGCCAGCTCTTCTCTAGGCGGTCTGTGATCATGCCTGCCTCTCTCAATTCCTGTCCGAAATAGTTGTAGTACCTTGGGTCATCAGGATCGTCATCAGATTGGTGGAGCATATCGACCAGAAGGCGACCTCCGTAAGTAGTGATCGAGTACGAGATGTCTAACGACGCGATAATCTCAGTTCCTACAACTAGTGACAGATTTCCCGTATATGTGCCCACGGCAGAGAGCGGAAGATTGCCTGAGATGTTCATGCCAATGCTGAAGTACGAATATCCTGTCTGAACAGATACTATGTTCGTTGATACATTAACATAATTAGTTGCATTACCCGACATGACTATGTCTACTTTTCCACGGTTCACGGTCGATATGATCGTGACCTTCTGGTTGGGCCTGTCATCACCAACGATGAGCACAGAAGACCCCTCGGGAAGAGTAGGATATCTAAGAGGTGTCATTAGTGTGATTATTCGAGAGGTCTCATTGATCAGTGTGGCTGACCGATTTGCATTGACCAGCCCCATTCCTTGGGCCATTGCATCAAGGTCCAGATCTGTTGCGCCAGCCATCAAGAATGCTTTGACCGCCAGTGGCGATAAACCAGGATATTGCTGTACCAATATTGCTACTACACCTGCTACTAATGGTGTGGCAACAGAAGTACCCGACCACATGGTGTAGTAGTTCCCAAATTGGGTTGAATTATAAATTATATATTCACTAGGATTTGCCCCCGACCATCTTCCTGAAACGACATTTTCGCCTGGGGCAATTACATCCGGTTTGACTACCCGCCCACGCGGATAATGGACGTTTCGCACTACTGGCCCACGCGAGCTAAACTGTGCAATCGCATCTGCTCCGTTGGAGGCACCCACAGTAATGGCCTCTTCAGTGATTCCTGGTGCATTAATCGTTTCTGTTGCAGGTCCGGAATTACCTGCTGCTATGACTACAGCAACTCCGTTGCTAATCGCGGCCTTACTGGCCTCGACTGAGGGATCTGCGAACATACTATCGGTCCATAGGCCTCCAATGCTCATGCTGATGACATCAACGCCCTGGTCCACAGCAAATTCAATGCCTTGTGCAATAATCGAGTCGTCCGTTGTTCCTGATGAGTCAAGGATCTTTACGATGAGTAGATCTGCTCCTGGGGCCATGCCACTGTAATTTCCAGTACCCATATTTGTACCAGCCGCAAGCCATGCAGTACCAGTACCATGACCATTATCGTCGTATGAATTGATGCCGTCTGCGGGATTCATATCGTCGTGATTGTTCACAAAATCTTTGAATCCGATAATCTTCCCTGCGAGATCGGGGTGACCGCCCCACGCCCCACTATCAAGAAGTGCAATGGTAGTCCCTGAGCCATTATATCCCTTTTCCCAGAGTGGATTAATATTGAGTATCTTGTCCGGATGGACATATCCACTGTTCGACTTAGCAGCAATGCCATCTACTGGATCCTCTGCAAGAAGACCTACCTTTATGTCGAGAGTGATGGCGTTCACATACCCTGAGACTGCGAGTCGTACGATTGCCTGATTGGTTGCATAGGCGGAAACCATTGGAATGAGATGGAACACATGTCGTATCTCCACTCCCTTTGTCTCATACTGTTCGACTACTTGCTCCATGTATGAGGAAGGTGTTCCATCAGGAAACTGAAAGACTACAGGTATTCGCTGACTGGTGCATTGCTCTTTTATTGCATTTTGAAGCGATGGCGCAATAATTGACGGAACACTGTTGTTTGTCTTGACCGAAATACCTGATACTAAGGCTGGTATTGGTATTAACATAATTGTAATCAACAAAGCTGCAATGAATTTGGTTCGATATCTGATCGGCGTCATTTCGTGGGGCCCTTCTACTGATGCGTTTATCAATCTGTAATTAAGCATTCCTTTGACTGCTGTTTTGATACTCGGTCTCTCCGAGCAGTGAAGTCTTATTATTTGATTGTATATAGATATCTGAGTGCAATGCACATTGAGTGAAAAAGGAGTTTAATACGTTGGGAACAAAACCACCTAATTACGAACGCAGGCTGCAGATCAAGCATTTCTTTGATGACCGTACTACTGGGCAGACTCGACGAACATGGCTCGAGATTCAGTTGCTCCCCCCGGAGAAGAGCCCTGAAGGCTGGGTCAATGAGGGAAAGGTCAGGCTCACATTGGGTGAGGACCGCGATATCAAGGGATCTTTTCTTCTATCGATATCCGAGGCTGCTCGCCTGCAAAAGGCGCTTGATATGATAGTCGAAGATCATGAGCTTGATATGGCTCGATTATGGCGAGAGTGATCGAGTCTAGTGTGGCGGTTCTTCCATATCGATAGTATCGCCACAGGCCTCCATTCTTTTTTAAGACCTGATGCTCCTAATAGGGAGTGACAACAGATTTATTCCTCGCTTTACTATAGTAGAAGCAATACGAGGAGGACTATCATTGGCTGGTCTTGAAAATGTACTTGGCTATGTGATGAAGATTGACTTTCAATTTCCAATGAGTGATATTATTGCAGTAGTGCCGTACGTGCTTCCTATGCTGTTCATTGGTGCAACGCTCTTGTTGTATCAGCGGCATCTTGTCCCCGAAGCAATGAGTCGGAATGCCATGGTCTTTGTTGGTGCACTCTGCTACATTCTATCGTTCTTATTGATTCTGTATGCCGGGTTTGGCTCTGTGTGGTGGGGCCCACCGGAACTCACGTTTGGCTCATGGGCAATCTTCATGGGATTACTTCAGGCAACAACCGATCTTATCTTTGGGTCTGTGCTTGGAAGTGTCAGCTACATCCTCCTCATAACGGTACTCTTTATCTTTCTCGCCAAATCCGTGATCGCCCCACCCAACCCTGACTTTGTTAAAATAAAGGCGGAGTTGCGTGCTGCCGAGGATAACGTCAAGACTCTGACTGGTGAGGTTCAAAAATTAGAGGGTGAGAAGAAGCAGCTTACCGAGTTCCTCTCCGATAAGGAGACGACCCTCACCCGTCTGGAGAGTGAACTGACCTCGTTGAAAGCGCAGGTCGCACAGATTGAGGAGGAAAAGGCAGTATTACAGGCCGATCTCGCAGCAGCAAAGGAATCTCCCACTGTCGATGCTGATGCGGAACAGGAACTTCTTGCAACTATATCGAAGAAAGATCAGACTATTACTCGGTTGCAGGCTGAGATTGAGGATCTACGCCGCCGTGCAGAATCTGCGGCCCCTGCAAAAAGCACTGACAAGCTAGCTAAGATCGAAGAGCAGCTAAAGTCATGTCAGGGTCGGATGGAGAGTCTCGCTCGAAGGTCTGAGACCGCATCTGAGGTGATAGACAGTGTGATCTCGGATATGGCCGAACTTATTTCGGATATTGACTCCAGTGGTCTTGATCCTTCGGCAAAGATCGCTTTGTCATCTCTGCTTGAAGGCTTGGGCCGGGCTGTAGGAAAGATATCACGCCCCTCGGAAGCACCACCTGAAGAAGAACCTCGTGTAGAGCTCATCGGAGCTGTTATGATGGTTCATGAAGTGGTGGATGCTGTAAAGCGTCTTGCACGCAGTGCTTCCTCATAGTTGCTTCTCTATGGACGATCCGAGAGAGGTCAATGATGGCCTCTCTCTCTTAACTTCTTTCGATTTTTACTAAAACAATCATTATTAGTCTTCAATTGTCAAAAGTTTATCTTACAAGATGTGAGTCGTAATGCTTAATAGTCACCGACGCGCCAAAATATTTAATCACACCGGATACCAGAGAACGCGAACAGAGGAGATAAATCCCGAAGAACCTTGAGGAGGGTTCTCGGGGTATTTTGGAGGTTCATTTACGGCGTAGTGTGCACGCTACGTGCCACGCGCAAGTTCTCGGTGTTCAATTATGTGAGGAGAACGAAAAAAATGAGCTATAAACGAACTGCAGCAGTTCTGTTGTTTATTGCGGCGTTGAGTCTGACAATGTTTGTCACGCCCGCGACACGCGTTAATACGGCAGAACCCGCTAGCGCTCCAACGCTCAGCCCAGAGGCCAAGGAGCAGCTGCAGCAATGGTATCAAGACGTTGCGCAGCCAGGCTACCAGGCCAAGGTCGATCCAGCATTGGCCGAGTGGGTTGAAACCGGAGTGCTTAGCGAAAAAGTCGTCAAGACCGCAGACGGCGGAGTCAGTGCGTTGCTTGTCTTAGCCCCATGGGCTGATGAAGCAAAGCTTGCTGACTTAGTTGAGGTGCAGTGGAAGGCTGATCTGAAGTACTTTAAAGTATGGCAGGTCACATTCTCAAGCACCAGCACAGTTTCTGCCGTTGCAGCTGTTAGTGGTGTCGGTTCTATTGAAGCCGACCAGTACAAGCTGAACATGGCTGACGACCTTCAGAAACATATCGCTACTCCAAGCACTCCTGAGCAAGGCGTGGATATCTATCATATCCGCCAAGTTGTCGGTGCTGAGACCGCTCCTGCCTCAAGTTACAATGGCACTGGAGTATACGTTGGTCAAGTTGACACTGGTGCGGACTTTGGTAACCCTGATCTTCAGGGCGCCTATGGTGCAGCCTATGACCCATCCGGTTATGGTCTAGTACCTACATTCTACCACGCTAACTCAACCCCAGTCAATGTAACAGAGTGGTCTGCCAGTCCATACAACCTTTTGACCTATGAGGGTTCAGATGGTAACATCTACCTTGATGTCAGCGGTTGGGACCCATTGCTCAATTATGAGGGCGGTGGACGATACCTGATTGGTGATGGTGACGAAAATGCACCATACCACAAGAGGGTCGGCTTCATCTGGCTGTACGCTTACTACTGGGGCATTGAGGGTGCCGGTAATCTGATCAATAACTATCTCTGGAAAGACTGGTGTCTGCCAGACCCATCAAATGTATACGGAAATTACTCTGTTAACTTCGTCATGCAGCAGAGATGGGCTCCCTACGCCAAGATCTTCGCTCCAGCTCTTGTGATCAACAGTACCGCTGACAAGCAGTACCATCTCATCATCAACTGGGAGGACACAATGGGTTGGAACAAGCTCTGGACCGCAGGGTTCTACTACGAGTCTATTGATCTAACAAACATTCTTGATGCATACGATGTCATCAAAGAGTTCGACTGGAACTTCACCGATGATTTCGTAGAAGAAACATTCTCAAAGGCTAACCGGATTGTCGCACACGACTATGATGGAGACAGCATTGATGACTTCAGTCTTGGTGCGCTCTGTTATGTCTACGACGCCGGTGAGTGGTTCGATACTGAACCCTACTTTGACGCATTCCGAGCCGACGGAGATGCATTTGCACTCTACTATGATGCTGGTACTCACGGTACCGCTACTGCATCTCAGGTCGCAGGACAAGGCGTCCTAACTTACAAGAACACTGATACAGGCGCAACCTTCAAGATGACTGGTGTTGCACCTGGTGCGAAGATCTACTCAGTCCGCGGTCTCACAAGCGGTTCCGTCTTTGGCGGTTTCCTCTGGGCCTGTGGATTTGACTTGAATGCAACATCTGGTGAATTCGAGTACACAGGGCATCACCTCTCCAATCTCGTTACAAACTCTTGGGGTTGGGTCGCTGACGCCACTAGTGAATTCAGTTACATGTCCATGACTTGGACAATCCTTTCAGTACCAAACCTACTTGATTCAACCTACCCTGGTGTCCTGCACGTATTCTCAGCAGGAAATGAGGGTGCTGGTTACATGACCGTTGCGGCTCCAGGTTGTGCATCTGGTGTCCTAACTGTAGGTGCATCTACAACAAGCCACTGGCTCGAGTACCTCTACGGACCTACTCAGCCATACGAGGGTATTGCATCATTCACCAGTAAGGGTCCCGATTTCTCCGGATATCCCAAGCCTGATGTGCTTGCACCGGGTCTTGCAGGATACGCAGCAGTCCCATGGTATAATCAGTTCATGGGTGCATATTGGGGCAGCCACACCGATGAGTACACAGTCTTTGCTGGTACCAGTCAGGCCGCACCTGTTGCAGCTGGTGTTGCAGCTCTGTTGTTCGATGCTGCCAACAACGCACTGACCTCATTCCAGGCAAAGATCATCCTGCAGCAGACGGCTGTTGATCTCGGCTATGATCCTGCTACTCAGGGCTTTGGTCGTATTGATGCAGCACGTGCAGTTGACTTCTATGTCAATAATGTTGGTAGAGTATCAGCCAACCTTGATTCTGCCGCAAATATTGCAAAGATTCTCCAAGATGCATGGAAGGCTGGAGGTATACTCCCCTCATCCCTTCTTGGTACATCTGTGAACACGAGCGCTGTAGCCTTCCCAGATAGTTATATGGAGGGATCGTTGTTCTTTGGCAATGTTTGGCCGGGTACAACCTCTACAATCTATCAGTCCATAATGGACAATTCATCCGCCCTTGATAATTCTGGGTGGAGCTATAGCTATCAGCA encodes:
- a CDS encoding S8 family serine peptidase, whose protein sequence is MSYKRTAAVLLFIAALSLTMFVTPATRVNTAEPASAPTLSPEAKEQLQQWYQDVAQPGYQAKVDPALAEWVETGVLSEKVVKTADGGVSALLVLAPWADEAKLADLVEVQWKADLKYFKVWQVTFSSTSTVSAVAAVSGVGSIEADQYKLNMADDLQKHIATPSTPEQGVDIYHIRQVVGAETAPASSYNGTGVYVGQVDTGADFGNPDLQGAYGAAYDPSGYGLVPTFYHANSTPVNVTEWSASPYNLLTYEGSDGNIYLDVSGWDPLLNYEGGGRYLIGDGDENAPYHKRVGFIWLYAYYWGIEGAGNLINNYLWKDWCLPDPSNVYGNYSVNFVMQQRWAPYAKIFAPALVINSTADKQYHLIINWEDTMGWNKLWTAGFYYESIDLTNILDAYDVIKEFDWNFTDDFVEETFSKANRIVAHDYDGDSIDDFSLGALCYVYDAGEWFDTEPYFDAFRADGDAFALYYDAGTHGTATASQVAGQGVLTYKNTDTGATFKMTGVAPGAKIYSVRGLTSGSVFGGFLWACGFDLNATSGEFEYTGHHLSNLVTNSWGWVADATSEFSYMSMTWTILSVPNLLDSTYPGVLHVFSAGNEGAGYMTVAAPGCASGVLTVGASTTSHWLEYLYGPTQPYEGIASFTSKGPDFSGYPKPDVLAPGLAGYAAVPWYNQFMGAYWGSHTDEYTVFAGTSQAAPVAAGVAALLFDAANNALTSFQAKIILQQTAVDLGYDPATQGFGRIDAARAVDFYVNNVGRVSANLDSAANIAKILQDAWKAGGILPSSLLGTSVNTSAVAFPDSYMEGSLFFGNVWPGTTSTIYQSIMDNSSALDNSGWSYSYQHFVKAETFQFTGTTFAYVDANVSGDYAYGYFNLREELGHATYDSNMSTYKYVTIGVAFAGDAATGGEYPWMFLYDWEDTNVTDGYPNLWNGTDGNELHRLTSASNPSNTNFMSFADATSDLASVLSGNMTMVIHDPVFDVNATYVNVSAPGHDFVATVTFWKVTDPGVLSAAAGGTTNTVNFTLTVPANAEAGIHTGYVIATKGSTVIKLPFSYNVVANLSADVTTPTTVVDGFGSELTPYDAPLYCLASDSSTADFRSYLVYNPHNASYMGVRAIWDEPGSQMFVEILDHSGSILASGGASTATTTAVIANLGSSPVGYYYIFVYAVALNGTTFLPVNYTLEAIMYESLTGGANDVILTYTANDVTTPVAIHDGDTIVGDHAVVNATYPKFNLPNMPEYEVDYTKISFLSGVFYQHTGNLVIPSSSYNPFSGTIDLTQFAWERVDGIKAGDNVDVKVDFTNGDCDIMMWWADTDNSSWSYANNLMADKMATGNKPEHGSFTADRDGSIMIGIFDYDLSAGQYTVTVDTRVGVSNQALGATVTFDSYSFLKNGSFQVQILATTMTNINFEVNLAELTFQNFFSPDVTNVQISKSGNVVTITWTATDRNAGDDLYFDILMSPDSGLTWQYLAVNQTGNSYVWDSSSFLALDTYMIRVDVYDNDPVQNPTVGPGDYWMGLTDTAYSSVFSAGAVTTTPTPTTSTTTTATPPGPGLTIDPLIIGLIGGIGVGVVIILILFLVKKK
- a CDS encoding FAD-dependent oxidoreductase; protein product: MKLVIVGYGPGGVAAAVAAKISAPETEVTILTKETLPAHRRPGVTMAFRSITAGDLTISEWSPKALSKKGINLTQGVTVVGGDVSRKALSVKDAKGESQIRYDKLILATGGRPVIPQIPGADLKGVFTVQDLADAQNVAKALEDANSVIIVGAGFSGLEAAEQILALGKEVHLIVRSRLLRRLLEPSMSDELVKRLPSRLHVHIGKSPDRVLGTTCVAGLSLGDDKIDADMVLFMTGVRPETSLAESLGLKIGDLGGIVVNELMETSVPEVYAVGDCIESRDFLTGKPILLPVGSAAARAGRQAGMAAIGRDKVYPEVTLRFQYDHIFSTEIVTVGSSTTQASDYGLETLVETMYDPAEFTHVAIITDKQHRIIGGQVLSARMASPIGYQLLRRVEEGATLDAQPLTKFRHEAFRAALEEALGPINP
- a CDS encoding S8 family serine peptidase — its product is MLIPIPALVSGISVKTNNSVPSIIAPSLQNAIKEQCTSQRIPVVFQFPDGTPSSYMEQVVEQYETKGVEIRHVFHLIPMVSAYATNQAIVRLAVSGYVNAITLDIKVGLLAEDPVDGIAAKSNSGYVHPDKILNINPLWEKGYNGSGTTIALLDSGAWGGHPDLAGKIIGFKDFVNNHDDMNPADGINSYDDNGHGTGTAWLAAGTNMGTGNYSGMAPGADLLIVKILDSSGTTDDSIIAQGIEFAVDQGVDVISMSIGGLWTDSMFADPSVEASKAAISNGVAVVIAAGNSGPATETINAPGITEEAITVGASNGADAIAQFSSRGPVVRNVHYPRGRVVKPDVIAPGENVVSGRWSGANPSEYIIYNSTQFGNYYTMWSGTSVATPLVAGVVAILVQQYPGLSPLAVKAFLMAGATDLDLDAMAQGMGLVNANRSATLINETSRIITLMTPLRYPTLPEGSSVLIVGDDRPNQKVTIISTVNRGKVDIVMSGNATNYVNVSTNIVSVQTGYSYFSIGMNISGNLPLSAVGTYTGNLSLVVGTEIIASLDISYSITTYGGRLLVDMLHQSDDDPDDPRYYNYFGQELREAGMITDRLEKSWLTSHLTPDDLSNSESFMIMDTELDYTDSEINAIHEYVRDGGTLLILSEYYDPVYHNASYNMADYNKILAPYGIQCEKNSIGVGPSGEGLVYGADYGGAVENDPLVDDVRNLYIVYGGTLSIDPSVAGARGLLWTDAAKTHALIAEVNVGRGRVVAIADGSTLYDDIINKATEMNADNLQFVRNLAQSIIPVSPRIYGVDFEAGRIGDTANLTVYIFDEDLQSVAVHIEKPDGTNVTSDVIESLGYKFATSFVIDMGGFYHIYVQAYDSTGHLRVYEKTILIQVQAADDVFITSVTTGLLIIVVVGLCYVAFIKYGKGRGRRRMSQQNEWEIPVEDRGNPPDIV